Genomic DNA from Antennarius striatus isolate MH-2024 chromosome 16, ASM4005453v1, whole genome shotgun sequence:
ACGCCATCGCCTGTGACAGGCGGTGCGCAGCGTGatttatctgtgtttgtctAGTTTTATCTCCTCCAATCTATCTCCACGTAACGCCGTTTAAGCCTCGTCGCTGTTGAAGCACCTGcgggtgtttttctttctttagtatgttttttttttttttttaattttttttgttgcagcgTTTTTATATTTAACGAGCTCTAAAAGGATCGAAGCGATttccatttatatatttataaaaaaaaatacacgttCCTGCCGACTAAAAAGTGTTTTGAAATCATGCACTCGTGCATACTGAATTATGTGTGAAATCTATTTCGTGTAAGCTGCATGCTCTGTTAATTAAacgttgttgtgtgtgtgtatgtgtgtgtgtgtgtgtgtgtgtgtgtgtgtgtgtgtgtgtgtgtgtgtgtgtgtgtgtgtgtgtgtgtgtgtgtgtgtgtgtgtgtgtgtgtgtgtgtgtgtgtgtgtgtgtgtatgtgtgtgtttttcccccCTCGTCTTCTAATTGAGCGAACCTCCTGAGCCGGAGATTTAAAAACTAGATTTTGCCCCTggcaacccccccacccccacccccacccccaccccacctccatCCCATCCCACCTCACcccaccctacacccacccAAACCACCCCCTCCTTCGAGGTAATTAACCAACCATCACAGCCTACCTTATACTGAGGCTGCAAGTGTGTCTGCTGAGGCTCTATGATAATATAGCTGGGGAGGGAAACGCGTTCAGGAGGCCGATGGAGGCTGATTGAAGCGGTCAGGGTTCACCTCGTCTCTGTCGCCCCGTTTCTCTGGAATGGAAACACACTCCCCAATCAAGTGGTAGGACGAACAATTCATTCACGTTATTTTAGATGTGTTGATTAGCAGCTTAGCTCGATGGTTTACTGTTATAACCTAATGGGTTATAGTAGGGAAATAATGGGAATTAAATGTTGAGGCCAACTGAACCTCTTTAAACgctattattactattgattattattattattattgctttttttatttgtcgttgtttcttttttatgttcctgttttgttttttggggggttttttgttgttgtttttttacagctcTTGTCTGTGAGCTTTAATTTAACAACCAGCGTGACTTTAAAACGGAAGGGACATCCtatcaattaaataaaatccatttcgCCTCCTCTGAGGTGTATACGTCGTGGATGAATAGTGCTGGAATGCAGCCAGGAGTGTATATGGGCGTCAGGAGGAGTGAAAGTGGGGGCCCCCATGGGACCTGTAATGTGGCCCCTGCCGTTGGGACCCGCTGCGAGAGGACGCGATAGGGCACACAGATGACAGCAGGGAATTAAATGGGGATCCGTCTGGCTGAGGCCCAGCGCAAATCTCtggaagatgatttttttttttcttcttttattcctAACAAATTTACACAATTtattcctggaaaaaaaattatcaccAGGATTTGTTTCATGACATCAATCCACCGTGTTGATAATTAATTATAGTGGCATGCGTACCTTGAAATCAGTAGTCTGTGTCACCAGAGGAACATCCATGTTACAGGACGCGAGCATGAGCGCGTCACGCCTCCCCCTTTGTGCGCGTAAAAGCTTATTGTCGATGTCTGTCCTCCCCAGAGCCACCATGCTGACGAGGCTTTTCAGTGACCCCTCACTGCTTCCCGACGTGCAGAAATACTCCGGCTGGGCGGAGGACAGCGATGGCGAGGACGAGAAGATCAAAGACGAGGACCAGGACGCGCAGGACGACATGGATGAATCTGAGCTGAGAGGAAGCAGCCGCACGCAGTCCGAACACGACGGGGGAGACGACGAGGACGACGGggcggaggaagaggacgatGGCGAGGATACGGAGGGGGACAGGCCCAAGAAAAGGGGCCCAAAGAAGCGTAAAATGACGCAGGCCCGGATCGAGCGCTCCAAAATGCGCCGGGTGAAGGCCAACGCACGGGAGCGAACCCGCATGCACGATCTGAACTCTGCGCTCGACAATCTGCGTAAAGTGGTGCCATGCTACTCCAAAACGCAAAAACTGTCCAAAATCGAGACGCTGCGCTTGGCCAAAAACTATATTTGGGCTCTGTCAGAGATTTTGCGCTCTGGAAAGAGGCCCGATCTGGTGTCCTACGTCCAGACGCTGTGCAAGGGACTCTCCCAGCCCACGACCAACCTGGTGGCGGGATGCCTGCAGTTAAACTCCCGCAACTTCCTCACCGAGCAGCAGTGTCAGGACGGTGGGAGGTACGGCTCCGGCTCCTTCTCCATGCATTCGTATCCCTACCAGTGCGCGCGTCTCTCCAGCCCCCACTGCCAGCCGGGCTCGAACTCGCATCCTCTGAGGACGCACGGCTACTGCTCGACTTATGATTCCCTGTACGGTGGCAGCGGATCCCCTGAATATAACAGCCCCGAGTACGAGGGGCCCCTCAGTCCGCCTTTGTGCATCAATGGCAACTTTTCCCTGAAGCACCAGGGATCCGCGTCCCCAGAAAACGAGAAAGGCTACCACTACTCTATGCATTACTCCGGCCTGCCCGGCTCAAGATCAACCGGGGCCCACAACCTGGTGTTTGGCTCCTCAGGGACCCGGAGCGGCATTCACTCTGAAAACGTCCTGCCTTACCACGACATGCACTTACACCACGAACGGGCCCCCGTGTATGACGAACTGAACGCGTTTTTCCACAACTGAAACGAGAAGGGTATCGTGCGTCCCCTTACAATCAACAATCTACTCACGGCACACAATCTGACAACTATACGCCTGCCAGGATTGAATTCCTTCTGGACACATGTTCCATTCGTTGACATTAGTGTTTTCCCTTTATTTATCCCGActtcaaaaaaatggaaaatagtCAGGGATGGGATGGAGATCAATCCAACCTAAAGGCCACTCCTCTATGGCGCGTAACGTAATTTATCCAACGTTTTAAAGTGAAATATATCTGTTAGAGGAAATCTGACGAGTATATCATGTCAACATATTGGACTAAAGtggaattttaaaatattattcattttctaaagTGTTATTTGTGCTTGTATCGGTGGTTATTTGCATTTTGGTGACACAGGAGGTCAAAGATTACCGTTACATTCCTGGCTATATGACACTGGTAGGGATTTTCTAAAGACGTGAAATTAGAAATAATGTTAATGCAAATCACATTTACTCAAAGGGAAACGctgaaccaataaaaaaaaaaaaagtgctactTGGGTTGTTTTAGAAGAATCTGTTCAAATCATTTCACATCTATGCAAAACCCAACgagaccagagagagagagaggcgacAAGGCCCAGGAAGACACTGTGTTTCATCAGCAGTGATGTTGCACGCACGGGTGCGCGcagccgcacacacacacacacacacacacacacacacacacacacacacacacacacacacacacacacacacacacacacacacgcacacacacacacacacacacacacacacacacacacgaacgaATCTGACAATGCCTGGGCTGGCCAAAATGGTTTAACGTCCAAAACATTAATGAAAAATGCAATGAAATCAGATATTTCgtcacattttctttaaaaattcttatttatttattcatttatttattcatattgtcTCTAATTGAGCCATTGCACTGCATTTTGATTTCAAATGACAATTTggttcaatatttttgtttgaattcaCAACATAATGTTGAgtaggtttattattattattattattattattattattattattattattattattattattattattattattattattgcacgtatttattgtgttgtttttctgtaattAATGTTAATAGTCTATGGAAATGAATGGATCTCATGTGTtgctgagaattttttttttcataaaattcaAGTCTTAAAACTTTGTATTCAACCAACTGTGcggtaaaataaaatcacaataaaaagAGTGCGTgccacttgattttttttttacacctatCAAACTATTATGATATTACATGACTTGCATTCTTCATTCCCAATGCGAGGTTAACATTTatagattttatattttaaaggtAATAACTTTATTTTAGATGACCAACCTGCTCCCGGCGGACTGTAACGATGAAGAACGCAGAGCTGAAGGCGCACCAACCTGCAGGAGCTGCTTAGTGCCTGGGGGTCTTTAACTTAAAGTGGGACAGGATGGAGAGGGCGGTGCTGCCATTCTTCTCCAGGACTGTAATCATGGTGccaatgagattttttttctttaacgaCAATAAAACAGACTTAGGAGATAACTGAAGTGATTTAATcttcaaaatatgaaattaattcAGTGACTTCAGACTACAGATTATTTCTGAAACTGGACACCCCTATGATAAAGGTTACAGGCTCACTGATGCCACGTGCTGCATTCAAGGTCGTCCGGATAATAATGGCTGGTCCTCTTATTTTATGGAGTGCATGTCAATATGTCCATTTACGCTTTCTCTCAAATCCCGTCACCTCTATAGGCTCCGTGAGTTCTGATACGGGTTCGAAGCCCAAACCGTCTTCCTCTAAAGCAGTTCTGATCATGCGTCCCGCCCTTAAGCCGAAATTTGGGGAATGAACTTGCTAGAACGCAGCAGAGCGCGTCTGTCGTCGGTCGAATCCGACGCTGCGACCCTGGAATTTGGAAAGAATCCACTTCAAAACACGACGtgtgaaatatgttttaaaaaataacgtGCTTTTTGTCCAGGATGCATCAGAAGCTGAGTTTTTATTCTAACcaggacacacacgcacacacacacacacacacacacacacacacacacacacacacacacacacacacacacacacacacacacacagacacacacacacacacacaccactcaaaGAGTGGGGGGGAAatgcaaataataaaaacaaagaataaaataacaccAATCAACAGTCAGTTAATTTAATGGCTCTACAATATTTATTTCCTcaccttttaaaaaattatttaaatgaaattgcaaACTTACATGTAGTGAAATCAACACACAGTTCCatgtaatgtattttaataattttaaaaccCTTATTTCACATCTCGGTGATGAATTAAATATCAGGTATGAATTATGAAGTCGACCCGTCTCAGAGTTTTATTCCTTCTAACTTTACACACACATCTCATATTTATGTCACAGCTTTTAACACGGGTTCCTGCGGCTTTACGCACACGGGCCTGTAGATTTCTTCTTCCTGGTTGGTTTAAACCAATCAAATCTCTTTCTTTGTCTATTTTTAAACGTGAACACGTCAAATACATTCTGCGTTGTGGAAGATCGAACTGTGGACTTTCttaaatttagaaataataaatattgaaacacacacacacacacacacacacacacacacgcacgcacacacacagtgttaagGGGTAGCCGTTGCCACCCTGCCTGGGTTTGGAGCGCTGCCCCGGGACCCATATGTTCCCCAAAATGTCCTGCtgtaaggacacacacacaggcttcagGTGGCAAGAGACCAAATTTCAATATCAATGGCAGCTAAAACTTGAACTCTTTAATCATCTTATTTAAATCAAATACACATTTTGAGTTTTATCACAGGAACTATGATATATTTTTTAGGCAGCTGCACGACAAGAAGCTCAAGATGATCCATTTTTCTGAAGCAACTCACCAAATAATTTGTTAATAATTTCCTCCAAAGCATCAGCGCTTCCGTCACTTAATCTCCTCCTTAATTTAATGTCTTTGCGCGTTTAAAAGGTTTACATCTGGTAGGAAGGACATTTCTCAATGATAATGGttctaaaatagtttttttttttttaaaaaaagcaaacagttCAAAGAATCATTTCAAACCAGCAGCTCcagtttgaaaatgtatttggaataaAAAGATTATCCTGCAGCATCCTTCCGAATTAGTtttgaaataaatcaaaagacGAATATGAAGAATATTcgagttgttttatttttcatttttaaaaattagccCAGATTTGTTTCCTACAAGTTTGGTTTGCAGTCTATAAATAGTTTATATAATAAAACGTAAAATAATGCATTTAAttcttaaataataattctATAGAGATGCATTATGACTTTTAAtagtagaaaaatattttaatgattttccCTGAGGGCGTGAAGTCATacttatttgatttttgtttttttaattatatgtcAGATCTTTACCTTTAACATAACACATCTACTATGAATTACAGGTGAAATCAATAATTTAGACTCAGACTGGAACCAAACTCGCAGCTCTGCAGGTTTTAAACCGACTTCTGAACAAACCAGAGACTCGAAGTTGACGCTTTTGTGTTAGTTTTGGGCCtcaatattctgtttttttggcttcatcagcaaagagggggaaaaaaaagtttcatacaTTTCTGCAGAAGCTAGCAAGCAGTAGGAGAGGGCATCTATCAAAATACTCCCCGACCCTCCCTTcccacctcttcttcctccacggtccggagagaggaagaggaagagaggttGGCAGGCTGGCGGAGGAGATCCGTGCCAAGTCCCTTAATGttccccagcagcagcaccggGAGCTCCGGAGAGGACAACCCAGTGCGCGCACCAGTGTGCCAGTTCACCGGGCCAAAGTGGCACTGCTGGGAGGAGTCGATGTTTCTTTCCTAATTTTTGCAGCATCTGTTCATTATCCAGGACGTTTAAAAACGAGAGCGCTCATCCCGAGTTCGCTGCACGCACACCGCGCGCAAACAGCAAGACATTTGCGCAGAAGAGTTGGCGCATGAAtattcaaatacagtacagaaGTCCAAAAAGTGTGTTAAACACGCATTCAGTGAGACAAGGCTGCAGTGAATCCAGCGCTTCGGTAACCTTGCAATAAATCAggccctacacacacacacatacacacacacacacacacatacacacacttgttgttttcaaatcagtttttaaaggatatttaacaataaataaatataaatgtattttttaccAGTCAGACGTcatgggtttatttttttaaatgtttgtgtttatgcgTCCATCAGGCCTCGGAGGGGGGAGTGTCACGGTCAAATTATATAaaacattcatatatatatatatatatatatatatatatatatatatatatatatatatatatatatatatatatattatatatatatatatatatatatatatatatatatatatagctatGTCACACCTTTATGAAATAGATGTTGATTTTTACGCATTGCATCAGGAGAGAAATGCGCATTTACGCaaactttttatatttattaaatggatccttaaatattaataatccTTTCCCGTATATTTCCTTTCCAATAAAAGTCAGACTAACTTGTATTTGCAGTCtcgagaaagaaagagaagaaaaaagaaaaaaaacttccagTGACACTCTGTGCTCCGCTCAGGATGAAAACTGAATGAATCTCGCTGTTTAAATTATCATGTTCATGCCCACTCTTTTTCTCACTCAACTTGgtaggaggagaaaaaaaaatcaagagtgTTTGTCCGACATAACAGTCAATAGTGCGATTATCAAAATGTCACAAGTACTATGGTGTGAATTCCAATTAACGTCTAGCTAAAATAATAACCGAGTGTTTGTGCAAAAGGCAGATATCAGATCATAAAAGGGATATAAAATACGAGAAGATGGAGGCATTTAGGATTCGATGCACAGGAGTGAAAAGATAATCTGGTTAGGAGATTGTGACCATTTGCAATCTGTCAGTGATTAACAAACAAACCACGAGGCAATGCAGTTGGAAAGgacacagattttattttgaaaaaaaacaaaacacacggGCTACTCAGACACACGCACGGAAGCaagcgtacacacacacacacacacacacacacacacacacacacacacacacacacacacacacacacacacacacacacacacactgcacaatTTGCAGCAAAGACATTAATTCTCTGACGCGCGTAAAAACTTAAAACGTCGACGCGCACAGAGGAAATAATGGTGCAGACTTTGAGGCCGACCTCTTTGCCAGACAGGCGCGCCATTGGCCCCCATTGGCCCCCCGCGCTGCCAGACACACGCGTGTGCCTGTCACTGGCAGTCCATTCAGAGGAAATTCCACAACATCTGTGCGTTATCACACAATGGAGCGCAGGCAGTGGGGCAGAAGACGGGGCAGAAGCTAAACAGGGAGTGCGCAATACTGCTGGAGGTCGCGCCAAGGGAGAAACGAGGGCTGgggaatgggggggggtgaaggtgaAGGGGGCAGGGAATAAccgagtatgtgtgtgtgtgtgtgtgtgtgtgtttgtgtgtgtgtgggggggggggggggaacagaGGTGGAGATCCGGGTGAGCGCCAGGCAGGTTTCAGGCCTTTGGCGGGTGGCCAGAAGGGTTCTTGCCGTGGGTTGGGTGGGGCCAGATGTTGACGCGCACGCGGAGCGAGTGTTTATTATGGGGTTTAATCCGCAGAGCGCGTTCAGAAAGTCTTCCTCACCTCTCCGACCACCTTCCCCCCTCACGGAGGCCCGGTCGCGGTTTGCCCCGGTGGGTCCGGCGGCGGGGTGTGGCTGGCCCCGTGTTTAGGGGGTTAAGTAGGAGCGGGCACGGGGACACAACTGGATCAGAGGGGGGTCGTTGATCTGCACAGATGGCATGTGTgggtgcgtgagtgcgtgcgtgtgtgttatgATAGGGTTGGATGATGCCCTGGTCACATGGGCAGCAGTAATTGGCCTCCATATTGACCAGTTTGCAGCGCTGGGGGGCGGGCGGTCTCCCAGCTGGACCTGTCAGATGGCATCGCATCCACCTCActgatcaccccccccacacacataccccacccacccccggACGACCTCCGTCGtacctctctcctcttcctttcatCTCCCTCTTCGTCTTCATCCtttcatctcatcttcctccccgtCACCTGCGGTCTTCACTTCCCCGCCTCAGCAGCATCAAGAGGCGGGTCGGATCAGTTCATCACCGCCGATGTCGAGTTCTCTTTCCTCTAAACTTGAAATAAGGAGCATCAGAAAGAAGAGACTCCAAAGTTTTAGTTTCAGCTCATAAATCAGGAATTAAAGGACTAATGATGGATGCGTGATGTGGTGAAAATAAGAAACACAAGTTATCAGATCATCCCTGAACCACTGATATCacatttatcacatttattcTTATAAAAACTTCAAATCCGGACCTTTTGATTCGCTGCAAGtcatttattttgcagtgtTGTGTCAAacagacctttgtgtgtgtgtgtgtgtgtgtgtgactgaccccccacccccagcattggtgtgtgttttgctgtgaGATGCCGACTGTGAGGAGTTAGCGCTATAGAAGGGATTTCATCCCAGACTTGGCAGGGGAGGGTCTCTGGGTGCGTTCGGAACAATCGTCTCTCCTCCGGTCCTGTCAGCCAGCAAACACAGAGAGCTGGCACACACTCAGTGGGAAAAGAGCGAGAGTGACAAGagggatggacacacacaaacacacacacacaatcacaccaacacactcctGCGCATTTAGGCCACTCCCttccccacaaaaaaaaaccccacaaaaaaaaaccaacacaaaatTGGTTCTGATGACGCCGCTGGGGATTGTGGGACGACAGGCTTGGTCCCGTAAAGTGGATGGGAGGccctgatgaaaataaaatgaccagAGTGTTAAAGGGTTGTCAGACTAACAGAGAGAACgacagaggaagggaggaggaagaggaagaggaggaagataaagagaggaggagactgACAAAGCGACACAATGTCTGCCATGCATGCTCCTCTGccaggggagtgtgtgtgtatgtgtgtgtgtgtgtgtgtgtgtgtgtgtttgcacacacactcGTGTGGACAAGCGTCGTGAACCTGCAGCTCCGtgttttctgcacacacacgtgcatccACGAGTGTCACTGCAtgttgtgcatgcatgcatgcatgtgcgcCTTTACGCATGAGCAAAAATGAGGAGGAAGCGTGTTTgtgtgatggaggaggaggaggaggaaggaaggagggaagagggggggggtgtttaaaTTCTGTGACATCTGTTCATTACAACTagagtgtgtttatttttatacagCCAGCCACAAGCAGAGAGCTCGACTGGCACCGCTGGTTAATGTACCAACCCGCTATGCCGGCAGAGCAGATGAAATATTTACCAGCAGACTGAAAGAACGGGGAGAAGatggaggacaaagacagaggaagaggagaaatgaTAAGATAATATGTGACAAAGATACGAACACAGtgtctgcatacacacacacacacacacacacacacacgttcggATCCGATTAGAGTCAGGAACGGTCCACGGTGGACAGGGATGGGAATCCATGATGGAAACAGGTTGCCAAGGCAAAAATCAGAGCAATCCACTGCTGGGACACAACAGGCAGCGCAGAGCTGGAGTAATGAAATGTACTTCAGAGCTGCAGAGCAGTCAGTGTAGAGAGACAAGCAGGAGTTCAGTGTGAAGGTCACTTCCCGTTTGGGGCCACTGAGCATCTTCAGTGAGGATGAGCGACCGCTGCAGGACGTCCAGATGGTCCAGGACGTTCTAGATGGTCCTTAACGTCCACGCCGGACGGAGACATTTGACAGCCTGCtctcattttatttgtatttatttgcttcccccccccctcccttaaTTCAACATAAAGGACCAGTATGTCATCAcagggaataaaaaaatgttcagatttaCGAGTAAAACATCCTCCTGGTGTGTTTTTAGCTCAAAATCTGAATTAATATTCATaccaatatttacatttt
This window encodes:
- the neurod2 gene encoding neurogenic differentiation factor 2, encoding MLTRLFSDPSLLPDVQKYSGWAEDSDGEDEKIKDEDQDAQDDMDESELRGSSRTQSEHDGGDDEDDGAEEEDDGEDTEGDRPKKRGPKKRKMTQARIERSKMRRVKANARERTRMHDLNSALDNLRKVVPCYSKTQKLSKIETLRLAKNYIWALSEILRSGKRPDLVSYVQTLCKGLSQPTTNLVAGCLQLNSRNFLTEQQCQDGGRYGSGSFSMHSYPYQCARLSSPHCQPGSNSHPLRTHGYCSTYDSLYGGSGSPEYNSPEYEGPLSPPLCINGNFSLKHQGSASPENEKGYHYSMHYSGLPGSRSTGAHNLVFGSSGTRSGIHSENVLPYHDMHLHHERAPVYDELNAFFHN